Proteins co-encoded in one Actinobacillus succinogenes 130Z genomic window:
- a CDS encoding glycerate kinase, whose translation MKIVIAPDSYKESLSAMDVANTIERGFKSVFPDADYIKIPVADGGEGTVDTMIDAMHGQKITLNAIDALGEPQPAFFGISADKRTAFIEVAAACGLEQVPTDKRNPLITTTYGVGELILAALDLGTQHFIIGLGGSATNDGGVGMLQALGVKFLDSAGKSLGYGGAELARLNKIDISGLDLRLKDCRFDIACDVTNPLVGEKGASAVFGPQKGATAEMVNTLDSALSHYGDIVERDLGIPVKNLAGAGAAGGLGAAFAGFLRGSLKSGIGIIAKLLDLEGKMRNADLVITGEGRIDYQSVNGKVPVGVAAVAKKFNLPVICIAGSLGKDVEAVYDSGIDAVFSVLTKVCTLSEALSEAEQNLEITARNIAATLKMKLS comes from the coding sequence ATGAAAATTGTTATTGCACCTGATTCTTACAAAGAAAGCCTTTCGGCAATGGACGTGGCAAATACCATTGAACGGGGATTTAAATCTGTTTTTCCCGATGCGGATTATATAAAAATTCCTGTTGCGGACGGTGGGGAAGGAACGGTAGATACTATGATCGACGCTATGCACGGGCAAAAAATAACGCTGAACGCTATTGATGCGCTGGGTGAGCCGCAACCCGCGTTTTTCGGTATTTCGGCGGATAAACGAACGGCGTTTATTGAAGTCGCGGCCGCTTGCGGGCTTGAACAGGTACCGACGGATAAAAGAAATCCGTTGATAACCACTACTTACGGCGTCGGTGAGTTAATTCTGGCGGCGTTAGATTTAGGTACCCAACATTTTATTATCGGCTTGGGCGGAAGCGCCACGAATGACGGCGGAGTAGGCATGTTACAGGCATTAGGGGTAAAATTCCTTGATTCCGCCGGTAAATCCTTAGGCTATGGCGGGGCGGAATTAGCCCGGCTGAATAAAATCGATATATCGGGTTTGGATCTACGTTTGAAAGACTGCCGTTTTGATATCGCTTGTGATGTTACTAACCCTTTGGTAGGCGAAAAAGGAGCTTCTGCAGTATTCGGGCCGCAAAAAGGGGCGACAGCGGAAATGGTAAATACCTTGGATTCCGCTTTATCTCATTACGGAGATATTGTAGAACGGGATCTCGGCATACCGGTAAAAAATTTAGCCGGCGCGGGTGCGGCCGGTGGACTGGGTGCGGCATTTGCAGGTTTTTTACGCGGTTCGCTAAAAAGCGGGATCGGGATTATCGCTAAACTGTTGGATCTTGAAGGTAAAATGCGGAATGCCGATTTAGTTATTACCGGAGAAGGTCGCATCGATTATCAGAGTGTTAATGGTAAAGTACCCGTAGGTGTTGCCGCCGTCGCGAAAAAATTTAATCTTCCCGTTATTTGTATTGCGGGTAGTTTAGGCAAAGATGTTGAAGCCGTGTATGATTCCGGTATCGATGCCGTATTCAGCGTATTAACTAAGGTTTGTACTTTGTCGGAAGCGCTTTCTGAAGCCGAGCAGAATTTAGAAATCACGGCACGCAATATTGCGGCGACTTTAAAAATGAAATTGTCATAA
- the hda gene encoding DnaA inactivator Hda produces the protein MLQLSLPLHQLDGETFANFYGNNNLLLLDSLRKNSTRLRQQFFYIWGEEGCGKSHLLKAATHQFFGENRTALYVPLAKSVYFSPAVLDNLEQQELVCLDDLQCVIGNEEWEVAVFDLFNRIKEHGKTLLIVSANQSPNSLPVQLPDLASRLSWGEIYQLHALDDQQKITALQQNARQRGIELPDETASFLIKRLDRNMHNLFAVLDQLDKASLQAQRKLTIPFVKETLGL, from the coding sequence ATGTTGCAGTTATCGTTGCCGCTTCATCAACTGGACGGCGAGACCTTTGCTAATTTTTACGGTAATAATAATTTATTGTTGCTTGATTCGTTGCGCAAGAATAGTACTCGGTTGCGGCAACAATTTTTTTATATTTGGGGAGAAGAAGGCTGCGGCAAAAGCCATTTGCTGAAAGCGGCGACTCATCAATTTTTTGGGGAAAACCGCACCGCACTTTATGTGCCGTTGGCAAAGTCCGTTTATTTTTCGCCCGCCGTACTGGATAATTTAGAACAACAGGAATTAGTCTGTCTGGATGATTTACAATGCGTTATCGGGAATGAAGAATGGGAAGTGGCGGTTTTTGATTTATTCAACCGTATAAAAGAACACGGCAAAACTTTGTTGATAGTGAGTGCCAATCAGTCGCCGAACAGCTTGCCCGTTCAATTACCGGATTTAGCTTCGCGTTTGAGCTGGGGAGAAATTTATCAGTTGCATGCACTTGATGATCAGCAAAAAATTACCGCTCTTCAGCAGAATGCCCGTCAACGCGGTATCGAGCTGCCGGACGAAACGGCGAGTTTCCTGATTAAGCGGTTAGATCGCAATATGCATAATTTGTTTGCCGTGCTAGATCAATTAGATAAGGCATCGCTGCAAGCGCAACGCAAGCTCACGATACCTTTTGTGAAAGAAACTTTAGGTTTGTAA
- the rdgC gene encoding recombination-associated protein RdgC: MYWFKNAMIYRLTKKLDWSEEALQQNLTQNAYHPCGQSDMSRFGWSTPLRGAELLHFSVGKQILLVAHKEEKIIPSHVVKRELDNRIDELEQKENRKLKKTEKQALKDDVVSVLLPRAFSKNQQTAIWINTETNLIYIDAASSKRAEDVLALLRKSLGSLPVVPLAFANEPALMMTNWIARNEMPQYLTALEEAELKAADDKGIIRCKNQPLDSEEILSHLEKGKFITKLALDWETHLSFVLNDDGTLKRLKFADNIREKNDDILKEDYAQRFDADFILMTGELTALTENLLDDLGGEKTRL; this comes from the coding sequence ATGTATTGGTTTAAAAATGCGATGATTTATCGCCTGACAAAAAAGCTGGATTGGTCTGAAGAAGCATTACAGCAGAATTTGACGCAAAATGCCTATCATCCGTGCGGACAGTCGGATATGAGCAGATTCGGTTGGTCAACACCGTTGCGGGGGGCTGAATTGCTGCACTTTTCCGTAGGGAAGCAGATTTTATTGGTGGCGCATAAAGAAGAGAAAATCATTCCGAGCCACGTTGTGAAACGGGAATTAGACAATCGAATCGATGAACTGGAACAGAAAGAAAACCGTAAACTGAAAAAAACCGAAAAACAGGCGCTGAAAGACGATGTGGTTTCCGTACTGCTACCGCGCGCATTCAGTAAAAATCAGCAAACGGCAATTTGGATTAATACGGAAACGAATTTAATTTATATCGACGCGGCGTCGAGCAAACGGGCGGAAGATGTATTGGCGTTATTGCGTAAATCATTAGGCTCGCTACCGGTGGTACCGCTCGCTTTTGCTAACGAACCGGCGTTGATGATGACAAACTGGATCGCACGAAATGAAATGCCGCAATATTTGACCGCACTTGAAGAAGCGGAACTTAAAGCGGCGGACGATAAAGGTATCATCCGCTGCAAAAACCAACCTTTGGATAGCGAAGAAATCTTATCTCATTTAGAAAAAGGCAAATTCATTACCAAGTTAGCGCTGGATTGGGAAACGCATTTAAGTTTTGTTTTAAATGATGACGGGACCTTAAAACGCTTGAAATTCGCCGATAATATCCGCGAAAAAAATGACGACATTCTGAAAGAAGATTATGCTCAGCGTTTTGATGCGGATTTTATTCTGATGACGGGCGAATTAACCGCATTGACGGAAAACCTGCTGGACGATTTAGGCGGGGAAAAAACGCGTCTGTAG
- a CDS encoding DUF1523 family protein → MRKVIKYFLITVVVLFHAVLFAGIHFVFPHYETTRVTGVEVKRVDKDGPITKANPQDGPTRDVYYIYTQRADELKPTVYRNEDTRWGFPFYFKFDSAVQQARASGFAQNKKMVEVKYYGWNIVMFNEFRNVISMKEVTEEQGSHPILSYVFYLLGLLSMIISIQFIRGWFDSETV, encoded by the coding sequence ATGCGTAAAGTTATCAAATATTTTTTAATCACCGTTGTGGTATTGTTTCACGCGGTGCTGTTTGCGGGTATTCATTTTGTTTTTCCCCATTATGAAACCACGCGTGTAACCGGCGTGGAAGTGAAACGTGTGGATAAAGACGGTCCGATTACCAAAGCGAATCCGCAGGACGGACCGACCCGCGACGTATATTACATTTATACCCAACGTGCGGACGAACTTAAACCGACGGTTTACCGTAACGAAGATACCCGGTGGGGATTTCCGTTCTATTTCAAATTTGATTCCGCCGTACAACAGGCGCGCGCTTCCGGCTTTGCTCAAAACAAAAAAATGGTGGAAGTGAAATATTACGGCTGGAATATTGTGATGTTTAACGAATTCCGCAATGTAATTTCTATGAAAGAAGTGACGGAAGAACAAGGATCACATCCGATTTTAAGCTATGTTTTCTATTTGCTCGGATTACTGTCCATGATTATCTCCATTCAATTCATACGCGGTTGGTTTGACAGCGAAACGGTGTAA
- the dnaE gene encoding DNA polymerase III subunit alpha — protein sequence MTQPRFVHLRTHSDFSMIDGIAKVKPLVKACVREDMVAMGLTDFTNFCGLVKFYGEALSAGIKPIVGADVLVSSALCGDERFELTLLAKNNEGYKNITLLLSKAYQRGYDDLPYIDRDWLIEHKEGLIILSGGRRGDIGQKLLKDKFADAESALGFYQKFFPNHFYISLARVGHYDEERYIRAAMDLAKKHRIPLVATNDVVFLKTEDFEAHEIRVAIHDGYTLDDPKRPQLYTPQQYFRSEQEMCELFADIPTALENTLLIAQRCNVTIRLGQYFLPQFPTGELSTEDYLVKRAKDGLEERLEFLFPDPKVRSENRRKYDERLETELGVINQMGFPGYFLIVMEFIQWSKDNGVPVGPGRGSGAGSLVAYALKITDLDPLEFDLLFERFLNPERVSMPDFDVDFCMEGRDRVIDHVAETYGRSAVSQIITFGTMAAKAVIRDVGRVLGHAYGFVDRISKLVPPDPGMTLAKAFDMEPKLQEAYDSDEEVKELIDMARKLEGVTRNAGKHAGGVVISPTKITDFSPLYCDSEGRHPVTHFDKNDVEYAGLVKFDFLGLRTLTIIKWALEMINARMVREGKPEVRIESIPLDDPESFKLLLNSETTAVFQLESRGMKDLIKRLQPDCFEDIIALVALFRPGPLQSGMVDNFIDRKHGREEVSYPDAEYQHISLKPILESTYGVILYQEQVMQIAQVLAGYTLGGADLLRRAMGKKKPEEMAKQRSVFEEGAVKNGIDGKLAMKIFDLVEKFAGYGFNKSHSAAYALVSYQTLWLKAHFPAEFMAAVMTSEMDNTDKIVGLYDECLRMGLKVTPPDINTGKHHFSVNDHGEIVYGIGAIKGVGEGPIEALVKARNEGGIFKDLFDLCARVDLKQINRRTFESLIKSGAFDKLGPHRAALAKNLEDALQSSNQFAKDEAIGQADMFGVLTAGHEEVERKYANTPRWTEKQILDGERETLGLYLSSHPISRYLKELSHYTPNRLKDLVPNQRGQMTTACGLIVSSRFAVTKKGSRLGIASLDDRSGRLDITLFAEALDNYAEKLQKDAIVVVRGQVSFDDFTQGLRMSVRELTTLDEARSQYAKSLAISLKQEQITPQFIRKFKTAIEPFNDGTMPINVYYDSPQGRALLKLGVQWYIKPTDDLLSALVEMLGESAVELEFE from the coding sequence ATGACGCAACCCCGTTTTGTTCATCTTCGTACGCATAGCGATTTTTCTATGATTGACGGAATCGCCAAGGTAAAACCGTTGGTGAAGGCTTGTGTCCGGGAAGATATGGTGGCGATGGGATTGACGGATTTCACTAACTTCTGCGGCTTGGTTAAGTTTTACGGTGAAGCGTTAAGTGCCGGTATCAAACCTATTGTCGGTGCCGATGTACTGGTAAGCAGTGCGTTGTGCGGCGACGAACGGTTCGAATTGACATTGCTTGCTAAAAATAACGAAGGTTATAAAAATATCACGCTATTGCTGTCCAAGGCTTATCAGCGCGGTTATGACGATTTACCTTATATTGATCGGGATTGGCTGATTGAACATAAAGAAGGATTGATTATTCTGTCCGGCGGGCGTAGAGGGGACATCGGGCAAAAATTACTGAAAGATAAGTTTGCCGATGCGGAAAGTGCGCTCGGATTTTATCAGAAATTTTTTCCGAACCATTTTTATATCAGTCTTGCCCGAGTGGGACATTACGACGAAGAACGTTATATCCGCGCCGCCATGGATTTAGCGAAAAAACACCGTATTCCGTTAGTGGCCACCAATGATGTGGTCTTTTTGAAAACGGAAGATTTTGAAGCCCACGAAATTCGAGTGGCGATCCACGACGGTTATACCTTGGACGATCCTAAACGCCCGCAGTTGTACACTCCGCAACAGTATTTTCGTTCCGAACAGGAAATGTGCGAACTTTTTGCCGATATCCCGACCGCACTTGAAAATACCTTACTGATTGCGCAGCGCTGTAATGTCACTATTCGCTTAGGGCAATATTTCCTGCCACAATTTCCGACGGGCGAACTTTCAACTGAGGATTATTTGGTCAAGCGTGCGAAAGACGGTTTGGAAGAACGGCTGGAATTTTTATTTCCCGATCCTAAAGTGCGGTCGGAAAACCGACGGAAATATGACGAGCGGTTGGAAACGGAATTAGGTGTGATTAACCAAATGGGTTTCCCAGGCTACTTTTTGATTGTGATGGAATTTATTCAGTGGTCGAAGGATAACGGCGTGCCGGTGGGGCCGGGGCGCGGTTCCGGTGCGGGATCTTTGGTAGCGTATGCATTGAAAATTACCGATTTGGATCCGCTTGAATTCGATTTACTGTTCGAACGTTTCCTGAATCCCGAACGGGTTTCTATGCCCGACTTTGATGTGGATTTTTGTATGGAAGGACGCGATCGTGTTATTGATCATGTGGCGGAAACTTACGGGCGCAGCGCAGTATCGCAGATCATTACTTTCGGTACTATGGCGGCAAAAGCCGTTATTCGGGATGTAGGGCGCGTGCTGGGACATGCGTACGGCTTCGTCGATCGTATTTCTAAATTGGTGCCGCCGGATCCGGGAATGACGCTGGCGAAAGCTTTCGATATGGAACCGAAATTACAAGAGGCTTACGATAGCGATGAAGAAGTAAAAGAGCTTATCGACATGGCGCGTAAATTGGAAGGAGTAACGCGTAATGCCGGTAAGCATGCGGGCGGCGTGGTGATTTCGCCGACGAAGATTACGGATTTTTCGCCGCTGTATTGCGATAGCGAAGGACGTCATCCGGTCACGCATTTCGATAAAAACGATGTGGAATATGCCGGTTTGGTCAAATTCGACTTTTTAGGCTTGCGTACGCTGACCATTATCAAATGGGCGTTAGAAATGATTAATGCCCGAATGGTACGGGAAGGTAAGCCGGAAGTTCGCATAGAAAGTATTCCGCTGGATGATCCGGAATCTTTCAAACTATTACTCAATTCGGAAACGACTGCCGTTTTTCAGTTGGAATCGCGCGGTATGAAAGATTTGATTAAGCGTCTGCAACCGGACTGTTTTGAAGACATTATCGCGTTGGTGGCGCTATTCCGTCCCGGTCCGTTGCAGTCCGGTATGGTGGATAATTTTATCGACCGCAAACACGGACGGGAAGAAGTGTCGTATCCCGATGCGGAATATCAGCACATTTCCTTGAAACCGATTCTTGAATCGACTTACGGCGTCATTTTGTATCAGGAACAAGTGATGCAGATTGCCCAGGTGTTAGCGGGTTATACGCTGGGCGGTGCGGATTTGTTACGTCGTGCTATGGGTAAGAAAAAACCGGAAGAAATGGCGAAACAACGTTCTGTATTTGAGGAAGGGGCGGTTAAGAACGGTATCGACGGTAAGCTCGCCATGAAGATTTTCGATTTGGTAGAAAAATTTGCAGGCTACGGTTTTAATAAATCCCATTCAGCCGCCTACGCGTTGGTTTCTTACCAAACGCTTTGGTTGAAAGCCCATTTTCCGGCGGAATTTATGGCGGCAGTGATGACGTCGGAAATGGATAATACCGATAAAATCGTCGGTTTGTACGACGAATGTTTACGCATGGGATTAAAAGTGACGCCGCCGGATATCAATACCGGTAAACATCATTTCAGTGTAAATGATCACGGTGAAATCGTGTACGGTATCGGCGCCATCAAAGGCGTGGGCGAAGGTCCGATCGAAGCGTTGGTGAAAGCCCGCAACGAAGGCGGTATTTTTAAAGATTTGTTTGATTTATGTGCACGGGTAGATTTAAAACAAATTAATCGCCGCACTTTTGAAAGTCTGATTAAATCCGGCGCTTTCGATAAGCTCGGTCCGCACCGGGCTGCATTGGCAAAAAATCTGGAAGACGCATTGCAGTCTTCCAATCAGTTTGCTAAGGATGAAGCTATAGGGCAGGCGGATATGTTCGGCGTGTTAACCGCCGGGCATGAAGAGGTGGAGCGCAAATACGCCAATACGCCGCGCTGGACGGAAAAACAGATTCTGGACGGTGAACGGGAAACGTTAGGATTGTATTTAAGCAGTCACCCGATCAGTCGTTATCTGAAAGAATTATCGCATTACACGCCGAATCGGTTGAAAGATTTAGTACCGAATCAGCGTGGACAAATGACCACAGCCTGCGGATTGATCGTCAGTTCCCGTTTTGCGGTGACGAAAAAAGGCAGTCGTTTAGGCATTGCCAGTCTGGATGACCGTTCCGGACGATTGGATATTACGCTTTTTGCGGAAGCCTTGGATAATTACGCCGAGAAACTGCAGAAAGATGCGATTGTCGTTGTTCGGGGGCAGGTAAGTTTTGATGATTTCACTCAGGGACTACGTATGTCCGTGCGCGAACTGACGACTTTGGACGAAGCCCGTTCCCAATACGCCAAAAGTTTGGCAATCAGTTTAAAACAGGAGCAAATTACGCCGCAGTTTATCCGTAAATTTAAAACGGCAATCGAACCGTTTAACGACGGAACCATGCCGATCAATGTTTATTACGACAGCCCGCAGGGCAGAGCATTGCTCAAACTCGGGGTGCAATGGTATATTAAACCTACCGATGATCTTCTTTCCGCTTTAGTGGAAATGTTGGGCGAAAGTGCGGTGGAATTAGAATTTGAATAG
- the garL gene encoding 2-dehydro-3-deoxyglucarate aldolase — protein sequence MNQQYVPNKFLQRLRAGEKLIGCWSALGSPITMEVLGLAGFDWILFDGEHAPNDVLSFIPQLMAVKDSSSMPIVRVPTNEPVIIKRVLDIGFYNILVPYVETEEQAMNAVSATRYPPEGIRGVSVSHRNNGYATIPDYFKVINDNIGVIVQIENQKGVDNVDKIAAVEGVDCIFVGPGDLSAALGYLGQPNHPEVQKVIQHIFATAKKYGKPCGILAPVEADARRYLEWGATFVAVGSDLGIFRAATQALSDKYKD from the coding sequence ATGAATCAACAATACGTGCCGAACAAATTTTTACAAAGATTACGCGCCGGTGAAAAACTCATCGGTTGCTGGAGTGCTTTAGGCAGTCCGATTACGATGGAGGTTCTCGGTTTGGCGGGATTCGATTGGATTTTATTCGACGGCGAACATGCGCCGAATGATGTGCTTTCGTTTATTCCGCAATTAATGGCGGTAAAAGACAGTTCCAGCATGCCGATCGTGCGGGTTCCTACAAATGAACCGGTCATTATTAAGCGCGTATTGGATATCGGTTTTTATAATATTTTAGTACCTTATGTCGAAACCGAAGAACAAGCAATGAATGCGGTTTCGGCAACCCGCTATCCGCCGGAAGGTATCCGGGGCGTTTCCGTTAGTCACCGTAATAACGGTTATGCCACTATTCCCGATTATTTTAAAGTGATCAATGATAATATCGGCGTGATCGTACAGATTGAAAATCAGAAAGGCGTCGATAATGTAGATAAAATTGCCGCTGTAGAAGGTGTTGATTGTATATTTGTCGGACCGGGCGATTTATCGGCGGCATTGGGTTATTTAGGTCAACCGAATCATCCGGAAGTACAAAAAGTCATTCAACATATCTTTGCTACGGCGAAAAAATACGGTAAACCTTGCGGTATTTTGGCTCCGGTTGAAGCTGATGCCAGACGTTATCTGGAATGGGGTGCCACGTTTGTTGCCGTGGGCAGCGATTTGGGTATTTTCCGCGCTGCTACGCAAGCATTAAGTGATAAATATAAAGACTAA
- a CDS encoding CdaR family transcriptional regulator, translated as MPVYLLDEKLAQKIVQRTMEIIDCNINIMDAKGKIIASGDLNRIGEVHDGALLALSQGRIVDIDEAVIHSLHGVRPGVNLPLRVDGEIVGVIGLTGEPTSLKEFGKLVCMTAEMMLEQARLFNVLAQDTRLKEELILNLIDSDTVTQSMVEWASRLGVDLSVPRVACIIEVDSAILGISRAREELQNLQQLLKVPDRNNLIAILSLTELVILKPAFNSFGRWDSSYQLERIQQLLERVNEDVRSCIRISLGNYFPTENGISLSYHTAKTTLKIGKSRLPKQRVYNYQELILPVLLNQLKDGWQKEELERPLKKLKLADNNHVLVKTLFAWFENNMQTIATAKALYIHRNTLEYRLNKISDLTGLNLNSTDARFLLYMALHVVS; from the coding sequence ATGCCGGTTTACCTGTTAGATGAAAAATTAGCGCAAAAAATTGTTCAACGAACCATGGAGATTATTGATTGTAATATCAATATCATGGATGCTAAGGGCAAAATTATCGCCAGCGGCGATCTGAATCGAATAGGTGAAGTACATGACGGCGCTTTGTTGGCTTTATCGCAGGGACGTATTGTTGATATTGACGAAGCGGTAATTCATAGTTTACACGGCGTGAGACCGGGAGTGAATCTTCCTTTACGTGTCGACGGCGAAATTGTCGGCGTCATCGGATTAACCGGCGAACCCACCAGTCTAAAAGAATTTGGTAAACTGGTATGTATGACGGCGGAAATGATGCTGGAGCAAGCCCGTTTATTCAATGTACTGGCTCAGGATACCCGTTTAAAAGAAGAGTTGATTTTAAATTTAATTGATTCCGATACCGTCACACAAAGCATGGTGGAATGGGCGAGCCGACTCGGAGTGGATTTATCGGTACCCCGTGTTGCCTGTATTATTGAAGTGGACAGTGCGATTTTAGGGATAAGCCGGGCACGGGAAGAATTGCAAAATCTTCAGCAGCTCTTAAAAGTACCTGATCGAAATAATCTTATCGCCATTCTTTCCTTGACGGAATTGGTGATTTTAAAACCGGCGTTTAATTCTTTCGGACGTTGGGATTCATCGTATCAGCTTGAGCGTATCCAACAATTGCTGGAGCGGGTAAACGAAGATGTCCGAAGTTGCATCAGAATTTCCCTGGGCAATTATTTTCCGACGGAAAACGGTATCTCACTTTCCTATCATACAGCCAAAACCACCTTAAAAATCGGCAAATCCCGTTTACCGAAACAACGTGTTTATAATTATCAGGAGCTTATTTTGCCCGTTTTGCTTAATCAACTTAAAGACGGCTGGCAAAAAGAAGAACTGGAGCGTCCGCTGAAAAAACTGAAATTGGCGGACAATAATCATGTTTTGGTTAAGACTTTATTTGCCTGGTTTGAAAATAATATGCAAACCATTGCTACGGCAAAAGCGCTGTATATTCACCGTAATACCCTTGAGTATCGT
- a CDS encoding hemolysin family protein has translation MGLFEAIAIILLLIAVSAVISSAEISLAGSRRLKLQALAHDGNTKAEQLLKLQAKPGRFITVVQIGLNMVAILSGVIGESALNPYIAEMLRAHTHLSDGTVLVIASWSAFAAVTFLFILIADLIPKRFAMTYPETVALKTVTIMQACIFVFGPLVWIFDMLANAVFRLLRISTVREDGMTPEDIVAVVEAGAESGVLKAQEHYLIENIFDMQQRTVTSTMTTRENIVFLDRTFARAEVLETLSSDSHSKLPVCDGGLDKILGYVESHDLLSYYLKGEDNISLTDNRLLRKPVFIPDTLSLYEVLESFKSAGEDFAVIVNEYALVVGIVTLNDVMSIVMGELVSNEEEQIVRRDETSWLIEGATPLEDVMRALDIEEFPDWENYETIAGFMMYMLRKIPKKTDFVLYDNYKFEIIDTDNFKIDQLLVSLRTGLE, from the coding sequence ATGGGACTATTTGAAGCTATCGCCATTATTTTGCTGTTGATTGCCGTAAGTGCGGTTATTTCTTCGGCCGAAATTTCTCTTGCCGGTTCGCGGCGCCTGAAATTACAGGCACTGGCGCATGACGGTAATACGAAAGCCGAACAGCTGCTTAAACTGCAGGCGAAACCGGGACGTTTCATCACTGTGGTGCAAATCGGATTGAATATGGTCGCCATTTTGTCGGGAGTAATCGGTGAGAGTGCGTTAAATCCTTATATTGCGGAGATGTTGCGTGCGCATACGCATCTATCCGACGGCACCGTGTTAGTCATCGCTTCGTGGTCGGCTTTCGCTGCGGTTACGTTTTTATTCATTTTGATTGCGGACTTGATTCCCAAACGATTCGCCATGACATATCCTGAAACGGTGGCGTTGAAAACCGTCACTATTATGCAGGCCTGTATTTTTGTGTTCGGTCCGTTGGTATGGATTTTTGATATGCTTGCCAATGCCGTTTTCCGCCTGTTGCGTATATCCACCGTACGTGAAGACGGCATGACGCCGGAAGATATTGTGGCGGTGGTGGAAGCGGGCGCAGAATCCGGCGTATTGAAAGCGCAGGAACATTATTTGATCGAAAATATTTTCGACATGCAGCAACGTACCGTCACCTCTACCATGACTACTCGCGAAAACATCGTGTTTTTAGACCGCACTTTTGCTCGTGCCGAAGTGCTGGAAACCTTGAGTTCGGACAGTCACTCCAAATTACCGGTCTGCGACGGCGGACTGGATAAAATTCTGGGCTATGTGGAATCCCATGATTTGCTGAGTTATTATCTCAAAGGCGAAGACAATATTTCCTTGACGGACAACCGCTTATTGCGCAAACCGGTGTTTATTCCGGACACGCTTTCGCTGTATGAAGTGTTGGAATCGTTTAAATCCGCCGGTGAAGATTTCGCAGTGATTGTCAATGAATATGCTTTGGTCGTGGGAATTGTAACGTTAAACGACGTGATGAGTATTGTCATGGGGGAGCTGGTTTCCAATGAAGAGGAACAAATTGTCCGTCGCGATGAAACCTCATGGCTGATTGAGGGCGCAACACCGCTGGAAGATGTAATGCGTGCGCTGGATATTGAAGAATTTCCCGATTGGGAAAATTACGAAACCATTGCCGGTTTTATGATGTACATGCTGCGAAAAATTCCGAAAAAAACGGATTTTGTATTGTACGATAACTATAAATTCGAAATTATCGATACCGACAATTTCAAAATAGACCAATTACTGGTGTCGTTGAGAACCGGTTTAGAATAA
- the garR gene encoding 2-hydroxy-3-oxopropionate reductase yields MTKREENIMKIGFIGLGIMGKPMSKNLLKAGYSLVVTDFNKSAVDELVAAGAEAAANSKEVASKSDVIITMLPNSPHVKSAVLGENGMLEGAKPGAVLIDMSSIAPLASREIYAELEKKGIDMLDAPVSGGEPKAIDGTLSVMVGGKKEVFDKYYDVMKAMAGSVVYTGEIGAGNVTKLANQVIVALNIAAMSEAFMLATKAGVDPELVYQAIRGGLAGSTVLDAKAPMVLDRNFKPGFRIDLHIKDLANALETSRGVGANVPLTSVVMEMMQALRSAGDDQLDHSALARYYERLTGTEIKRF; encoded by the coding sequence ATGACTAAGAGAGAGGAGAACATTATGAAAATCGGATTTATCGGTCTTGGTATTATGGGTAAACCAATGAGTAAAAATCTGCTCAAAGCGGGTTATTCTTTGGTTGTGACGGATTTTAACAAATCTGCGGTAGACGAATTGGTCGCTGCGGGCGCAGAAGCCGCGGCAAATTCAAAAGAAGTCGCTTCAAAATCAGATGTCATTATCACGATGTTACCTAATTCACCGCATGTTAAATCGGCTGTTTTAGGTGAAAACGGTATGCTCGAAGGCGCTAAACCGGGAGCGGTTTTAATTGATATGAGTTCTATCGCTCCATTAGCAAGCCGGGAAATTTATGCCGAATTAGAGAAAAAAGGTATTGATATGCTTGATGCGCCGGTGAGCGGCGGTGAACCGAAAGCCATCGACGGTACTTTATCCGTAATGGTCGGCGGTAAAAAAGAGGTATTCGATAAATATTACGATGTGATGAAAGCTATGGCGGGTTCGGTGGTTTATACCGGCGAAATCGGTGCGGGTAACGTAACCAAACTGGCGAATCAAGTGATCGTAGCATTAAATATTGCCGCTATGTCTGAAGCCTTTATGCTGGCGACAAAAGCCGGTGTGGATCCTGAATTGGTTTATCAAGCGATTCGGGGCGGTTTGGCCGGTAGTACCGTATTGGACGCAAAAGCGCCGATGGTGCTGGATCGCAATTTCAAACCGGGTTTCCGTATCGATCTGCATATTAAAGATTTGGCAAATGCGTTAGAGACTTCTCGCGGTGTCGGTGCCAATGTTCCGTTAACTTCTGTGGTTATGGAAATGATGCAGGCATTACGTTCTGCGGGTGATGATCAATTGGATCACAGCGCATTGGCCCGCTATTATGAACGTCTGACCGGTACCGAGATCAAACGGTTCTAG